The following are encoded in a window of Candidatus Hydrogenedentota bacterium genomic DNA:
- a CDS encoding TolC family protein: MSNLAIKALIIGSRILPDDGGTYVRVAWHGMVVVLSALILTACSTTRYREAADRETYRVIQSKSVSVPGMDPVFTIEESPMSPLDNLPLAGDPPEFLGEAAESEKGARVVSLEKALELAVQHNRSYQAQKESVYLIALGLTLDRHRYTPIFSASGGTDYSHTTRNETKSSDPALKQAFHDAPDMMERISQMTGTPAHLLTSYAALVAQAPDIAGLKAGSTAVAGEDSVSARGQAGVDLLLKGGGRIAVDITTNFLRFLTGDSRLSATSALAGSITQPLLRGAGRKIAAESLTQAERDLLYALRDFTRYRQQFSVEICSDYYGVLQDRDAAKNNWQSYQSFKKNAEREHALEAEGKRKQSDVRRLDQAQLSNENSWVSSIRRYRQRLDSFKIKMGLSADAPIILDDHELDSLRETGIIHPGITPEDAAKVAAASRLDLYTQRDRLEDAGRKVKIAQNAFLPKLDARFDITLPGQPGTHPQHFDPERTRWNAGLDIDPILDRKSERNNYRAALISLERARRNLELAEDTVTLEVRDSWRNLDQAKRAYEIACKSVELNQKRVEEQELLSELGRATAQNRVDAQNDLTAAENNRTAALVAHTVARLQFWRDMGILFIKENGQWEEVTDVPKP, from the coding sequence GTGAGCAATCTGGCGATAAAGGCCCTGATCATTGGCAGTCGTATCCTCCCGGACGATGGGGGAACATACGTCCGCGTTGCGTGGCACGGCATGGTTGTCGTGCTATCGGCGTTGATCTTGACAGCCTGTTCCACGACCCGCTATCGCGAAGCCGCCGACCGCGAAACATATCGGGTCATCCAATCGAAAAGCGTATCGGTTCCAGGCATGGATCCCGTCTTTACAATCGAGGAATCACCCATGTCTCCGCTGGATAATCTTCCCCTTGCAGGGGATCCGCCGGAATTTCTCGGCGAGGCGGCGGAATCCGAAAAAGGCGCCCGCGTCGTTTCACTGGAAAAGGCCCTTGAACTGGCCGTCCAACACAATCGCTCCTACCAGGCTCAGAAGGAATCCGTATATCTCATTGCACTGGGACTTACGCTCGACCGCCATCGCTACACGCCCATTTTTTCCGCGTCCGGCGGAACAGATTATTCACACACCACCCGAAATGAGACTAAATCGTCAGATCCGGCGCTCAAGCAGGCCTTCCACGATGCGCCGGACATGATGGAACGCATCAGCCAAATGACGGGAACGCCGGCCCATCTGCTTACGTCATACGCCGCCTTGGTTGCCCAGGCGCCGGATATTGCGGGGCTGAAGGCCGGTTCGACGGCCGTGGCCGGCGAGGACAGTGTGTCGGCGCGGGGACAGGCGGGCGTGGATCTTCTCCTGAAAGGCGGCGGGCGCATCGCCGTGGATATCACCACGAATTTTCTCCGATTTCTGACGGGCGATTCTCGACTGAGCGCCACCTCGGCGCTGGCCGGCTCGATTACCCAGCCGCTCTTGCGCGGCGCGGGACGCAAAATCGCCGCGGAAAGCCTGACGCAGGCCGAACGCGATCTCCTGTACGCCTTGCGTGATTTTACCCGCTATCGCCAGCAATTTTCGGTGGAAATCTGCTCCGATTACTACGGGGTCCTTCAAGATCGCGATGCCGCGAAGAACAACTGGCAAAGTTACCAGAGTTTCAAGAAGAACGCCGAACGCGAGCATGCGCTCGAAGCCGAAGGCAAACGAAAACAGTCCGACGTGCGCCGCCTCGATCAAGCACAGCTCAGCAACGAAAACAGTTGGGTTTCATCAATCCGGCGCTACCGGCAGCGCCTGGATTCGTTCAAGATCAAGATGGGGCTTTCGGCCGATGCCCCCATAATACTCGACGACCACGAATTGGACAGTCTGAGGGAAACCGGCATCATCCATCCCGGCATTACGCCCGAAGACGCCGCCAAGGTGGCGGCCGCCAGCCGGCTCGATCTCTATACGCAACGGGATCGGCTCGAGGATGCCGGACGAAAAGTAAAGATCGCCCAAAACGCATTCCTGCCGAAACTCGATGCGCGGTTCGACATTACGCTGCCCGGCCAGCCCGGCACGCACCCACAGCATTTCGACCCGGAGAGAACGCGCTGGAATGCCGGATTGGACATCGATCCGATCCTCGACCGGAAATCAGAACGCAACAACTACCGCGCCGCTCTCATCAGCCTCGAACGCGCCCGGCGAAATCTCGAACTGGCGGAAGACACGGTTACGCTTGAGGTGCGCGACTCGTGGCGCAATCTCGATCAGGCCAAACGGGCCTACGAAATCGCCTGCAAGTCCGTTGAATTGAATCAGAAGCGCGTCGAGGAACAGGAATTGCTCTCGGAGCTGGGCCGCGCCACGGCCCAGAATCGCGTGGATGCCCAGAACGACCTGACCGCCGCGGAAAACAACCGGACCGCCGCGCTGGTCGCACACACCGTGGCGCGCCTGCAATTCTGGCGCGACATGGGCATCCTGTTCATCAAGGAAAATGGACAATGGGAGGAAGTCACCGATGTCCCCAAACCCTGA
- a CDS encoding bifunctional riboflavin kinase/FAD synthetase, with protein MRIVEDISTFKETFPYLVLTIGSFDGVHKGHRRVLAEVVSRARTQNGTAAVLTVCPHPREFFSPTHAPNLLTNNRKKYELLAEAGIDVVFVLHFDETLASMDREVFVARIIHGLCRAREVIVGHDFAFGRDATGNYAYLAETGPAYGFTTCEIPPLMIDGERVSSTAIRERVLEGDLDEAEALLGRKYSVTGEVVTGRGIGRTLGFPTANVKPLHTAIPAQGVYAAEVLVDGRRHPAAVNVGVAPTIRQDETVIEAFLLNFEGDLHGKPIEIVFHKRIRPEKKFASHDELIAAIQRDVQTIDAFFRSNHQTQPQNEGT; from the coding sequence ATGCGAATCGTAGAAGACATATCCACGTTCAAAGAAACGTTCCCGTATCTCGTACTGACGATCGGCAGTTTTGACGGTGTCCACAAGGGACACCGCCGCGTTTTGGCGGAAGTCGTTTCCCGGGCGCGCACACAAAACGGAACAGCCGCCGTATTGACCGTTTGCCCGCATCCACGCGAATTCTTCTCCCCCACTCATGCGCCGAATCTACTCACGAACAACCGAAAAAAATATGAATTGTTGGCCGAAGCGGGAATAGATGTGGTCTTTGTCCTGCATTTCGACGAGACACTGGCCTCCATGGACCGCGAGGTCTTTGTCGCCCGTATCATCCACGGGCTTTGCCGTGCGCGCGAAGTCATTGTGGGCCACGATTTTGCTTTTGGCCGCGACGCGACGGGGAATTACGCCTATCTCGCGGAGACAGGCCCGGCGTACGGCTTCACGACCTGTGAAATTCCGCCGCTGATGATTGACGGCGAACGCGTGAGCAGCACAGCCATCCGCGAGCGCGTGCTCGAAGGCGATCTGGACGAGGCCGAAGCCCTGCTGGGGCGAAAGTATTCGGTCACGGGCGAGGTCGTAACGGGCCGCGGTATTGGCCGGACGCTCGGTTTTCCGACAGCCAACGTCAAACCCCTGCATACGGCCATCCCGGCGCAGGGGGTTTATGCAGCCGAAGTACTTGTGGACGGGCGGCGCCATCCGGCCGCCGTAAATGTCGGCGTGGCGCCGACCATCCGACAAGACGAAACCGTCATTGAGGCTTTTTTGCTGAATTTCGAGGGCGATCTGCACGGAAAACCGATCGAAATCGTATTTCACAAGCGCATCCGCCCCGAAAAGAAATTCGCGTCCCACGACGAATTGATCGCGGCCATTCAACGGGACGTCCAAACCATTGACGCCTTTTTCCGGTCCAATCACCAGACACAACCCCAAAATGAGGGAACCTGA
- the truB gene encoding tRNA pseudouridine(55) synthase TruB, translated as MNGLLLVDKPSGITSHDVVDCIRHAAGMRRIGHTGTLDPAATGLLVLCLGTATRLSEHLTSLDKVYEGAMRLGIETDSYDMDGKIVAEREVPEFTLDVLQDACNRFVGEILQVPPMVSAVKVGGERLYKRARQGETVEREPRRVTVREFAVLRYTPPDVFIRVCCTRGTYVRSLCHDAGKLLGCGATLASLRRTRVGHHSVEEALPMASFTNRETVASRLLPMDSALDLPIVTVRPTGRSLAATGGLLGPADLMEPPPEKEGWVQIKLASGRLIALGHAQQTPAGMRIHAKRVLVD; from the coding sequence ATGAACGGCCTTTTATTGGTGGACAAGCCTTCCGGCATCACGTCGCACGATGTGGTGGATTGCATCCGGCACGCTGCCGGCATGCGGCGCATCGGCCATACCGGCACGCTCGATCCCGCCGCAACAGGCCTGCTGGTATTGTGCCTGGGGACCGCGACGCGGCTTTCGGAACACCTGACCAGTCTCGACAAGGTATATGAGGGCGCCATGCGCCTCGGCATCGAAACCGATTCGTACGACATGGATGGAAAAATCGTGGCGGAACGGGAAGTGCCCGAATTCACCCTGGACGTGTTGCAGGATGCCTGCAACCGGTTTGTGGGCGAGATTCTTCAAGTGCCGCCGATGGTCAGCGCCGTCAAAGTCGGCGGTGAACGGCTGTACAAGCGCGCACGACAGGGCGAAACGGTCGAACGCGAACCGCGCCGCGTGACGGTGCGCGAATTCGCCGTTCTCCGCTATACGCCACCCGATGTGTTCATCCGCGTGTGCTGCACGCGTGGAACCTATGTGCGAAGCCTTTGTCACGATGCGGGCAAACTGCTCGGATGCGGCGCAACGCTTGCCTCGCTGCGCCGGACCCGTGTCGGCCACCATTCGGTCGAGGAAGCATTGCCCATGGCGTCGTTCACGAATCGCGAAACCGTGGCGTCACGCCTGTTGCCCATGGACTCGGCCCTCGATCTGCCCATCGTAACCGTGCGCCCCACCGGACGTTCACTGGCGGCCACCGGCGGACTGCTGGGTCCTGCCGATCTGATGGAGCCGCCACCTGAAAAAGAAGGCTGGGTACAGATCAAATTGGCGTCTGGACGTCTGATCGCGCTCGGACATGCCCAGCAAACCCCCGCGGGCATGCGCATTCATGCCAAGCGTGTTTTGGTTGACTAG
- a CDS encoding bifunctional oligoribonuclease/PAP phosphatase NrnA — MPMTDLAVIAARFRGHASFLIATHTNPDGDAIGSMLGTMHLLRALGKTDIVCVNDDPVPRVYAWLPGAPDIRPSDTRMPGFAPDAVILVDAGKKDRAGRAAEWFPSGVPLYVLDHHLEDRPDGDFHFIDPTCSATGELICDLFRTANLPINKPAAECLYAAIATDTGGFRFSNTTPRTHRIAAMLLEAGIAAADISSRVFDSISKGKIELLRRALDRMQMEAGGRVAHTFITTRDMDEAHAKIEDLDGIINFARNIEGVEVGILFRETAPDTTKVSMRSSDAFNSASFLAPYGGGGHKAAAGGTLKGTLDAIRAEIVKKTIALLGESE, encoded by the coding sequence ATGCCGATGACTGATCTCGCCGTTATCGCCGCCCGTTTTCGCGGTCATGCTTCCTTCCTGATTGCCACCCACACGAATCCGGACGGTGACGCCATCGGCAGCATGCTTGGCACGATGCACTTGCTTCGCGCCCTCGGCAAGACGGATATCGTATGCGTGAACGACGATCCCGTGCCGCGCGTTTACGCGTGGCTGCCCGGCGCACCGGACATCCGGCCGAGCGATACCCGGATGCCCGGATTCGCCCCCGATGCGGTCATCCTGGTGGACGCGGGCAAGAAGGATCGTGCGGGACGCGCCGCCGAATGGTTCCCGTCCGGTGTTCCCTTATACGTCCTGGATCACCATCTCGAGGATCGCCCCGACGGGGATTTCCACTTCATTGATCCCACCTGCAGCGCCACGGGCGAACTGATCTGCGATCTGTTTCGGACCGCCAATCTTCCCATCAACAAGCCGGCCGCCGAATGTCTGTACGCGGCCATCGCGACCGACACCGGCGGATTCCGTTTTTCCAACACCACGCCGCGCACGCACCGCATCGCGGCGATGCTGCTGGAGGCCGGCATTGCCGCCGCGGACATTTCGTCGCGCGTATTCGATTCCATCTCGAAGGGAAAAATCGAACTGCTCCGGCGCGCCCTGGACCGCATGCAGATGGAAGCGGGCGGGCGCGTCGCGCACACCTTCATCACGACCCGCGACATGGATGAGGCGCACGCCAAGATCGAGGACCTCGATGGCATCATCAATTTCGCGCGAAACATCGAAGGTGTTGAAGTGGGCATATTGTTCCGCGAAACGGCGCCGGACACGACCAAAGTCAGCATGCGATCCAGCGACGCCTTCAATTCCGCCTCTTTCCTTGCCCCCTATGGAGGAGGCGGACACAAGGCGGCTGCGGGCGGAACCCTCAAGGGCACGCTGGACGCCATTCGCGCGGAGATCGTGAAAAAAACGATCGCATTGTTGGGAGAATCCGAATGA
- the rbfA gene encoding 30S ribosome-binding factor RbfA, translating into MRAKGRPQRVGEMVREEIARLLIDGVKDPRIGFVSVMSARMSPDLKYANVYVSLFGSESERKSSFAGLRNAASWLRGEVTRNLGLRFAPEIRFFPDDSLDRVFHLEEVFKEIHEAEARLHPADPTELTDPADRSDTAHAEEPPHADD; encoded by the coding sequence ATGCGCGCTAAAGGACGCCCGCAGCGTGTCGGCGAAATGGTCCGCGAGGAAATCGCGCGGCTATTGATAGACGGTGTGAAAGATCCCCGTATCGGCTTCGTGTCGGTCATGTCCGCGCGCATGTCGCCGGATTTGAAATACGCAAACGTCTACGTCAGCCTCTTTGGTTCGGAAAGCGAGCGGAAAAGTTCCTTTGCGGGACTTCGCAACGCCGCCAGTTGGTTGCGCGGCGAAGTCACCCGAAACCTTGGATTGCGTTTTGCGCCGGAAATCCGCTTCTTCCCCGACGACAGTCTTGACCGGGTGTTTCACCTGGAGGAAGTCTTTAAGGAAATCCACGAGGCAGAAGCCCGGCTACATCCGGCTGATCCGACTGAACTGACCGATCCGGCCGATCGGTCGGATACCGCGCACGCCGAGGAACCTCCCCATGCCGATGACTGA
- a CDS encoding DUF503 domain-containing protein, with protein MTIGVLQMDFLVPGSRSLKDKRRVVKGLKDSLRARFNCSVAETEYQDLWQRARLVACVVSADSRFANEQLNEIARFAANKSGAEMVDYQIEML; from the coding sequence ATGACGATTGGCGTCTTGCAGATGGACTTTCTGGTGCCCGGATCGCGATCGCTCAAGGACAAGCGCCGCGTTGTCAAGGGCCTCAAGGATTCGTTGCGCGCCCGATTCAACTGTTCCGTCGCCGAAACCGAATACCAGGATCTCTGGCAACGCGCGCGCCTTGTGGCCTGCGTCGTTTCGGCGGATAGCCGATTCGCCAATGAACAACTGAACGAAATTGCCCGGTTCGCCGCGAATAAATCCGGCGCGGAAATGGTTGATTATCAAATCGAGATGTTATGA
- the infB gene encoding translation initiation factor IF-2, with amino-acid sequence MQKIASLAKRLDMTAEEALETLRYMLFDVEDIESEISDEACDLLIEVEEDPAVKDRVREEKLKERAKAAESARKAEARRKSAEKRKAAQAKKQAEEEARLRAEEEAQREAEKASEQPPAPVETTEPAPEPTPIEAPVAPVETEPAPAPKKTVKKPVAEIMPEEKPKAPTIVIGSAIEHDSHVVEVVRADGTRVEGPDVVVIEPEQKPPIVVLEEEEETGLLAEAQRRQEEDERRRAKSSDRPLPKPDPAVVAEVIRKAAERQKGKSESRAEKQTKSQKQDKAQKHDRKFVEDGGERRSSATGKTARKRQKKAERARTEEMRRREAASALREYQAAGTLGVIKKRHKKRTQTEAAPGAEHEAEEQLVLEVEDNMTVERMADSMGMSVNDLILDLMDLNILANKNQVLSFDTMRTLAERHGFEIEAVIPEETAVLEEEPDAPEDLVRRAPVVTVMGHVDHGKTTLLDAVRSANVAESEAGGITQHIAAYDVPIKEGRVVFLDTPGHEAFTHMRARGAKITDVVVLVVAADDGVMPQTIEAIDHAKAAEVPIVVAINKCDKPDAQPDRIRQELTHYGLLDQQWGGKTVMHNISAKSKQGVDELMELLWLEAELLELKANPNKRARGAVIESEITRGMGPVAWVLVQNGTLRVGDVFLAGESYGRVRTLINARGEHIQEAGPSSPVVVTGFNAPPEAGTSFVVVKEERIARAIAEKRAELSKQKQGAVVRHITLEDFHERMMAGEKKQLNIVLKADVQGSVDVLQDSLAKLGNDNVQIAFVHAGVGGINESDVMLASASDAVIIGFHVTAGAKVKKIAEQEGVDIRTYRVIYEATADVHAALEGMLAPEMRETIAGHAEIREVFRSSALGNIAGCYVTDGEVFRAAPARLLRDNVVVYEGKLQSLRRQKDDVRVVATGLECGIKLENFDDIKVGDVIEVFRVESVAQVLA; translated from the coding sequence ATGCAGAAAATAGCCAGTCTGGCAAAAAGGCTGGACATGACCGCCGAGGAAGCCCTCGAAACGCTGCGGTACATGCTGTTTGATGTCGAAGACATCGAATCCGAAATCTCCGATGAAGCGTGCGATCTCCTCATTGAAGTCGAGGAGGACCCCGCGGTCAAGGACCGCGTGCGGGAGGAAAAACTCAAAGAGCGCGCCAAAGCCGCCGAATCCGCCCGAAAGGCCGAGGCACGGCGAAAAAGCGCGGAAAAACGCAAAGCGGCCCAGGCCAAGAAACAGGCCGAGGAAGAAGCCCGGCTCAGAGCCGAAGAAGAAGCCCAACGCGAAGCGGAAAAAGCCTCCGAGCAGCCGCCCGCGCCTGTCGAAACAACCGAGCCGGCACCCGAACCCACTCCGATTGAAGCGCCGGTGGCGCCTGTCGAAACCGAACCGGCGCCCGCGCCCAAGAAGACCGTCAAAAAGCCTGTCGCGGAGATCATGCCCGAAGAGAAACCCAAGGCCCCCACGATCGTCATCGGCAGCGCCATAGAACACGATTCCCATGTCGTGGAAGTCGTCCGGGCCGACGGCACGCGCGTGGAAGGCCCGGATGTGGTTGTCATTGAACCGGAACAAAAGCCGCCAATCGTTGTTCTGGAGGAAGAAGAAGAAACAGGTCTGTTGGCCGAAGCCCAGCGGCGCCAAGAAGAGGATGAACGTCGTCGGGCCAAGTCCAGCGATCGCCCCCTGCCCAAACCCGACCCGGCCGTCGTGGCCGAGGTTATCCGCAAGGCCGCGGAGCGTCAGAAGGGCAAATCGGAATCGCGCGCCGAAAAGCAGACCAAGTCGCAAAAACAGGACAAGGCCCAAAAGCATGATCGCAAGTTCGTCGAGGATGGCGGCGAACGCCGGAGTTCCGCCACCGGAAAGACTGCCCGTAAACGCCAGAAGAAGGCCGAACGGGCCCGCACGGAGGAAATGCGGCGGCGCGAGGCCGCATCGGCCTTGCGCGAATACCAGGCTGCGGGCACGTTGGGCGTAATCAAAAAACGGCATAAAAAACGCACCCAGACCGAGGCGGCCCCCGGCGCCGAACACGAAGCCGAGGAGCAACTGGTGCTCGAAGTCGAAGACAATATGACGGTCGAGCGCATGGCCGATTCCATGGGGATGAGCGTCAACGACCTGATCCTGGACCTCATGGATCTCAACATCCTGGCCAACAAGAATCAGGTGCTTTCGTTCGACACCATGCGAACGCTGGCCGAGCGCCACGGATTTGAAATCGAGGCCGTGATACCGGAAGAAACCGCTGTGCTCGAAGAAGAACCGGATGCACCGGAAGACCTGGTCAGACGGGCGCCGGTCGTAACCGTGATGGGCCATGTGGATCACGGCAAGACGACACTGCTCGATGCGGTCCGGTCGGCGAATGTGGCGGAGAGCGAAGCCGGCGGAATCACGCAGCATATCGCCGCCTACGACGTACCCATCAAGGAGGGCCGCGTGGTCTTCCTCGACACGCCGGGCCATGAGGCATTTACACACATGCGCGCGCGAGGCGCCAAAATCACCGACGTGGTCGTGCTGGTCGTGGCGGCGGACGACGGCGTCATGCCGCAGACCATCGAGGCGATTGATCATGCCAAAGCCGCGGAAGTGCCCATCGTGGTCGCCATCAACAAATGCGACAAACCCGACGCCCAGCCGGACCGCATCCGCCAAGAATTGACCCATTACGGCCTGCTCGACCAGCAATGGGGCGGGAAAACCGTCATGCACAACATTTCCGCCAAGTCCAAGCAGGGCGTGGACGAACTGATGGAACTCCTTTGGCTGGAGGCGGAATTGCTGGAACTCAAGGCCAATCCCAACAAGCGCGCCCGCGGCGCCGTCATCGAGTCCGAAATTACCCGCGGCATGGGGCCCGTGGCATGGGTTTTGGTGCAAAACGGCACATTGCGCGTCGGGGATGTGTTTCTGGCCGGCGAAAGTTATGGGCGTGTTCGGACGCTGATCAATGCGCGCGGCGAGCACATTCAGGAGGCCGGGCCGTCCTCGCCGGTCGTGGTAACCGGATTCAACGCGCCACCGGAAGCGGGCACCTCCTTCGTGGTGGTCAAGGAGGAGCGCATCGCGCGGGCCATCGCGGAAAAACGCGCCGAACTGAGCAAGCAAAAACAAGGCGCCGTCGTGCGGCACATCACGCTGGAAGATTTCCATGAGCGGATGATGGCCGGAGAGAAAAAGCAGTTGAATATCGTTCTGAAGGCCGATGTCCAAGGTTCCGTGGACGTGCTTCAGGACAGCCTGGCCAAACTCGGAAATGACAACGTCCAAATCGCCTTTGTCCATGCCGGCGTGGGCGGAATCAACGAGTCCGATGTCATGCTGGCCAGCGCGAGCGATGCGGTCATCATCGGGTTCCACGTCACCGCCGGCGCCAAGGTTAAAAAGATCGCCGAACAGGAAGGCGTGGACATCCGCACCTATCGCGTTATCTACGAGGCCACGGCAGACGTGCATGCCGCATTGGAAGGCATGCTCGCGCCCGAAATGCGAGAAACCATCGCGGGACACGCCGAAATTCGCGAAGTGTTCCGCAGTTCCGCGCTGGGCAACATCGCCGGCTGCTACGTGACGGACGGCGAAGTGTTCCGCGCGGCGCCGGCCCGGTTGCTGCGCGACAACGTGGTCGTTTACGAAGGCAAATTGCAATCGTTGCGCCGGCAAAAAGACGATGTCCGCGTGGTCGCCACGGGTCTCGAATGCGGCATCAAGCTGGAAAACTTCGACGATATCAAAGTCGGCGACGTCATTGAGGTTTTTCGTGTGGAATCCGTCGCCCAGGTGCTGGCCTAG
- the nusA gene encoding transcription termination factor NusA, with protein MDANLKVILQQLEAEKNIDRATLIEAIRSAIETSARKGFVHPANVTVEVDPQTLAFKVFEIREVVEKVTDPAQQIALADALELNSDVVIGNRLKVPTEPKDFGRIAAQTAKQVIIQRIKDAERENVFVEFKQRRGELITGIVKRISHGNIFVSIGKAEAILPYREQSPRENYKPGDRIRAYVTEVEKGARGAAIVLSRTSPELVRALFELEVPEIYDGTIVIKAIAREAGSRTKVAVQSKDPNVDAVGACVGMKGSRVRAVVEELAGEKIDIVRWSDNPVELCTNALNPADILNIVVDEESRGILVVVPHDQLSLAIGKKGQNARLASRLIGWNIDIRSDQEGAADSGDPAGDAPENTEGSQEA; from the coding sequence GTGGACGCGAATCTCAAAGTGATTCTGCAGCAACTGGAAGCGGAAAAAAACATTGACCGGGCGACGCTGATCGAAGCGATCAGGAGCGCCATCGAGACCTCTGCCCGCAAAGGTTTCGTGCATCCGGCCAATGTAACCGTCGAGGTGGATCCGCAGACGTTGGCGTTCAAAGTGTTCGAGATCCGCGAAGTGGTGGAAAAGGTCACCGATCCCGCGCAGCAAATCGCCTTGGCAGATGCCTTGGAACTCAATTCGGACGTGGTAATCGGCAACCGGCTGAAAGTGCCCACCGAGCCCAAGGATTTTGGCCGCATCGCCGCCCAGACCGCCAAGCAAGTGATCATCCAGCGCATCAAGGATGCCGAACGCGAAAACGTATTCGTCGAATTCAAGCAGCGCCGGGGCGAACTGATTACCGGCATTGTAAAACGGATAAGCCATGGTAACATTTTCGTTTCGATTGGCAAGGCGGAGGCGATTCTCCCCTATCGGGAGCAATCCCCCCGCGAAAACTACAAACCCGGCGACCGCATCCGCGCCTATGTGACGGAGGTCGAAAAGGGCGCCCGGGGCGCGGCAATCGTTCTTTCGCGCACTTCCCCTGAATTGGTGCGTGCGCTCTTCGAATTGGAAGTGCCCGAAATTTACGACGGCACCATCGTGATCAAGGCCATCGCGCGGGAAGCGGGAAGCCGCACCAAGGTGGCCGTGCAATCCAAAGATCCCAACGTGGATGCCGTCGGCGCCTGTGTGGGCATGAAGGGTTCGCGGGTGCGCGCCGTGGTGGAGGAATTGGCGGGCGAAAAAATTGACATCGTGCGTTGGAGCGATAATCCTGTCGAATTATGCACCAATGCGCTCAATCCGGCGGATATCCTCAATATTGTGGTGGATGAGGAAAGCCGGGGCATTCTCGTGGTGGTTCCCCATGACCAACTCTCGTTGGCCATCGGCAAGAAGGGACAAAACGCCCGGCTGGCCTCCCGGTTGATCGGATGGAACATAGACATCCGCAGCGATCAAGAGGGTGCGGCCGACTCCGGCGATCCCGCCGGGGATGCACCGGAAAACACGGAAGGTTCCCAGGAGGCCTGA
- the rimP gene encoding ribosome maturation factor RimP, producing MYSEQGDTIRRTWETLESPLGTMGYELIEVEYGRENASWVLRLFIDKPGGVTLDDCQSASRAAGMLLDAADFIDGQYMLEMSSPGFDRPLRKPGDFERFAGERVRIVARTPVAGRRQFKGILRGVQDGLVSVDCGGVVCTIHLENIKKARLDR from the coding sequence ATGTATTCGGAACAAGGCGACACGATAAGACGCACATGGGAGACATTGGAGTCTCCGCTGGGCACAATGGGTTATGAACTCATCGAAGTGGAATACGGGCGCGAAAATGCCTCGTGGGTGCTTCGCCTGTTCATAGACAAGCCCGGCGGCGTCACGCTGGATGACTGTCAATCGGCCTCGCGTGCGGCCGGCATGTTGCTGGATGCCGCAGATTTCATTGACGGGCAGTACATGTTGGAAATGTCATCGCCGGGTTTTGATCGTCCCCTGCGGAAACCCGGGGATTTCGAGCGCTTCGCGGGCGAGCGAGTCCGCATCGTGGCGAGAACGCCCGTAGCGGGCCGCAGGCAATTCAAAGGCATCCTGCGCGGCGTGCAGGATGGTTTGGTGTCGGTTGATTGTGGTGGCGTCGTATGTACGATACATTTGGAGAACATAAAAAAGGCCCGGTTGGACCGATAA